In Nicotiana tabacum cultivar K326 chromosome 19, ASM71507v2, whole genome shotgun sequence, one DNA window encodes the following:
- the LOC107780480 gene encoding protoheme IX farnesyltransferase, mitochondrial, which yields MWRNTVGFSSKLLAASKASSSLRVPLLHHGVVTRSTSTAAGSGPESTEAAGSVKLGFSSGSPGSSAVDLSSFVAAASVLKSRDVVDFAKHYGRCYWELSKARLSMLVVATSGAGYVLGSGSAIDYMGLCCTCAGTMMVAASANTLNQVFEVKNDAKMNRTKRRPLPSGRISIPHAVTWAASSGIVGTALLASKANMLAAGLGASNLVLYAFVYTPLKQIHPINTWVGAIVGAIPPLLGWAAASGQVSLNGLLLPAALYFWQIPHFMALAYLCRKDYADGGFKMFSLADASGQRTAAVALRNCLYLLPLGYLAYDWGLTSGWFCLESTLLALAISCTAISFYLNRTTKDARRMFHASLLYLPVFMSGLLVHRVTENEQQLTIENSVKIVEMSSSLETTEGSQENRKQQSVGGGQRRPPVSYASAAPFPFLPAPSYATP from the exons ATGTGGAGAAACACGGTGGGTTTCTCTTCGAAACTCCTCGCCGCCTCCAAAGCCTCATCCTCTCTTCGTGTTCCTTTACTTCATCATGGCGTTGTTACCCGATCCACTTCTACAGCCGCCGGCTCCGGTCCGGAGTCAACTGAAGCTGCCGGTTCAGTAAAGTTGGGATTTTCGTCCGGATCTCCGGGTTCTTCAGCTGTGGATCTTTCATCTTTTGTGGCTGCAGCATCAGTTTTGAAATCTAGGGATGTTGTGGATTTTGCTAAGCACTATGGGCGCTGTTATTGGGAGCTTTCTAAAGCTCGCTTAAG CATGCTAGTTGTTGCAACCTCCGGCGCTGGGTATGTCCTTGGGAGTGGTAGTGCCATTGACTACATGGGACTTTGCTGCACATGTGCTGGCACAATGATGGTGGCGGCATCGGCTAACACGTTAAATCAG GTGTTTGAGGTAAAAAATGATGCTAAGATGAACAGAACTAAGAGAAGACCATTGCCATCAGGACGGATTAGTATACCTCATGCAGTAACATGGGCAGCATCTTCTGGGATAGTGGGCACTGCTCTACTGGCTAGCAAG GCTAATATGTTGGCAGCTGGCCTCGGTGCTTCTAATCTTGTGCTGTATGCGTTTGTATACACACCGCTAAAGCAGATACATCCAATAAATACATGGGTCGGTGCAATTGTTGGTGCTATCCCACCGCTGCTTGG GTGGGCCGCGGCTTCTGGTCAAGTGTCTCTGAATGGATTGCTCCTCCCAGCAGCTCTGTACTTTTGGCAAATACCTCATTTCATGGCCCTAGCGTACTTGTGCCGTAAAGATTATGCTGATGGAGG GTTCAAGATGTTCTCTCTTGCTGATGCTTCTGGTCAGAGGACAGCCGCTGTTGCCTTGAGGAACTGCCTATATTTACTTCCATTGGGTTACCTAGCCTATGATT GGGGGTTGACATCTGGATGGTTTTGCCTGGAATCGACACTTCTTGCTCTGGCTATTAGCTGTACAGCAATATCATTCTACCTGAACCGTACAACCAAAGATGCTAGGAGAATGTTCCATGCCAGCCTTCTCTATCTTCCCGTATTTATGTCTGGGCTTCTAGTTCATCGTGTAACTGAGAATGAGCAGCAACTGACTATTGAAAACTCCGTTAAGATTGTTGAGATGTCATCTTCATTGGAAACTACAGAAGGGTCACAAGAAAACAGAAAGCAGCAGTCTGTAGGTGGTGGTCAACGCCGGCCACCTGTATCGTATGCCTCAGCTGCTCCATTTCCTTTCTTGCCAGCTCCGTCATATGCCACACCATAA